A single genomic interval of Chloracidobacterium validum harbors:
- the bcp gene encoding thioredoxin-dependent thiol peroxidase, with protein MPDVGSLAPTFTLPDMRGNQVSLEQFRGQKVVLYFYPKDDTPGCTKEACSFRDAHGAYQEKGIVVLGVSLDDEASHRAFAEKYQLPFTLLADTSHTVSEAYGVYGEQEWQGKKFMGLARKTFLIDEQGVIVKIFDKVNVEAHSQEVLEAFGLAG; from the coding sequence ATGCCTGACGTCGGCTCACTTGCTCCGACCTTCACCCTACCCGACATGCGCGGCAATCAAGTCAGTCTTGAACAGTTCCGCGGTCAGAAAGTCGTCCTGTATTTCTACCCCAAAGACGACACGCCGGGTTGTACCAAGGAAGCGTGCAGCTTCCGGGATGCGCATGGAGCCTATCAAGAGAAGGGCATTGTCGTGCTTGGCGTGTCACTCGACGATGAAGCGTCGCACCGTGCCTTTGCTGAAAAATACCAGCTTCCGTTCACGTTGCTGGCCGATACGAGCCACACGGTCTCCGAAGCCTACGGTGTCTATGGCGAGCAAGAATGGCAGGGCAAGAAGTTCATGGGACTGGCGCGGAAAACCTTTCTGATTGATGAGCAGGGCGTCATTGTCAAGATCTTCGACAAGGTTAACGTGGAAGCCCATAGCCAGGAAGTTCTGGAGGCTTTCGGCTTGGCCGGGTAG
- the serA gene encoding phosphoglycerate dehydrogenase has protein sequence MTTHHVLVCGNLAEDGLSLLRNTPNIRLDVKPELKEDELAALIAPYHALIVRSDTRPTAKVIAAAENLKVIGRAGTGVDNIDVEAATKRGIVVMNTPGGNSVTTAEHTFALLMSTARHIAQGTLTLKAGRWERKKLVGVELSGKTLGVVGIGRIGSLVAQRAAAFGMHTIGYDPYLTKEAAAKLGIELVALDTLFSRADFITLHVPLTDETRHIINAEAFKKMKRGVRLINCARGGLVDELALAAALAEGTVAAAALDVFEEEPPPADHPLLNLANVTCTPHLGASTTEAQISVAVSIAKQIVDFLETGAIFGAVNAPSVSAEIMTELRPYVDLGVKLGMFQGQAFGSNVRRLVIEYSGKVADLDVRPITQAVLVGLLSGTSNRVNFVNAALIAEERGIAVSETKNRVAKDFASLISLWAETEQGESDVAGAIFRESDLRIVRVNGFPIEAIPKGHMLLCANRDQPGTLGRICSTLGDGGVNIARLYLGRKEMGGTAISLIQVDSPVPDPVLTKLGEIPAVLKARCIHL, from the coding sequence ATGACAACGCATCACGTTCTCGTTTGCGGCAACCTTGCCGAAGACGGACTCAGTCTTTTGCGCAACACGCCCAACATCCGCCTCGATGTCAAACCGGAACTCAAAGAAGACGAACTTGCCGCGCTGATTGCGCCCTACCACGCCTTGATTGTCCGCAGTGACACCCGCCCCACGGCAAAAGTGATTGCCGCGGCGGAAAACCTCAAAGTCATCGGCCGAGCTGGAACCGGCGTGGACAACATTGATGTCGAAGCGGCGACCAAGCGCGGCATCGTCGTGATGAATACACCGGGCGGCAATAGTGTCACGACGGCCGAACACACCTTTGCCCTGCTGATGTCCACGGCGCGGCACATCGCCCAGGGGACACTCACGCTCAAAGCCGGCCGCTGGGAGCGGAAAAAGCTCGTGGGCGTCGAGCTGTCGGGTAAAACGTTGGGCGTCGTCGGGATTGGCCGGATTGGCAGCCTGGTTGCCCAGCGGGCGGCCGCGTTTGGCATGCACACCATTGGCTACGACCCTTACCTGACCAAAGAAGCCGCGGCCAAGCTGGGCATCGAACTGGTTGCACTCGACACGCTGTTTTCCCGCGCAGATTTCATCACGCTCCATGTGCCACTTACCGATGAAACCCGCCACATCATCAACGCTGAAGCTTTCAAAAAAATGAAGCGTGGCGTCCGGCTCATCAACTGTGCGCGTGGTGGTCTCGTGGACGAACTGGCGCTGGCGGCCGCGCTCGCAGAGGGCACCGTTGCCGCCGCTGCCCTCGATGTCTTTGAAGAAGAACCGCCCCCCGCAGACCATCCCCTGCTCAACCTGGCCAACGTGACCTGTACGCCGCACTTGGGGGCGTCCACCACCGAAGCGCAGATCAGTGTCGCCGTCTCGATTGCCAAGCAAATTGTGGATTTTCTGGAAACCGGGGCCATCTTTGGCGCGGTCAATGCGCCGTCGGTCAGCGCCGAGATCATGACCGAACTGCGACCGTATGTGGACTTGGGCGTCAAGCTCGGCATGTTTCAGGGGCAGGCGTTTGGGAGCAATGTCCGGCGGCTGGTCATTGAATACAGCGGCAAGGTCGCCGACCTTGACGTTCGACCGATCACCCAGGCGGTCCTGGTCGGGTTGCTGTCTGGGACGAGTAATCGCGTCAACTTCGTCAATGCGGCGCTGATTGCCGAGGAACGCGGCATTGCTGTGTCTGAAACCAAAAACCGCGTCGCCAAGGATTTTGCCAGCTTGATTAGCTTATGGGCGGAAACTGAACAGGGTGAAAGCGATGTCGCCGGCGCGATTTTCCGTGAGTCTGATTTACGCATCGTCCGGGTCAACGGCTTCCCAATCGAAGCCATCCCCAAAGGTCATATGCTGTTGTGCGCCAACCGCGACCAGCCGGGCACACTGGGGCGCATTTGCTCGACCCTCGGCGATGGCGGCGTCAACATTGCGCGACTTTACCTTGGACGTAAAGAAATGGGCGGCACGGCGATCTCGCTCATCCAGGTGGATTCGCCGGTTCCCGACCCGGTGCTGACCAAGCTGGGTGAAATTCCGGCAGTCCTCAAGGCGCGGTGCATTCACCTTTAG
- a CDS encoding PrsW family glutamic-type intramembrane protease yields MRLCISVLNGSLNGQSYRLHEGVLLLGRGVDAGVRFDPSIDGMVSSRHCLLQAEPDGFYVVDNQSTNGTYVNGQRIQRVRLNHGDVIELGAPGVQLRVALESPAPTMAAAPSRPVSVPGGRTAMLRQTLGGIGMYDPERKPPVAESAVSPVGVYVGTAVGVLVCLALTLLVALIMLSELGIVVALIATIVAFVPAFFYMLPLLWLDRYDPEPVWALAASFVWGGVVAVIVSYILNSLFGAVAASVGGEVAGTVVGAVISAPIVEEGSKGLGLLLILLFLRREFDDIVDGIVYGGFIALGFATVENILYYGRSLLQGGFEGLLVVFILRGILSPFAHVTFTAMTGIGCGLSRESHNLAVRLLAPLGGYILAVILHMIWNGMAVLLGGGFLIGYALFEVPFFLLFIGFLFYVARREGKILREMLSVEVARGLITPEQLAIVTSAIRRTLWPLQGNFAARRAFLRNVSKLGLSYWHVQRAVAAQSETRSLPQIPRLQAEIMRLREQV; encoded by the coding sequence ATGCGACTTTGCATCTCGGTGCTCAACGGTTCACTCAACGGTCAGTCCTATCGTCTTCACGAGGGTGTGCTTCTACTGGGGCGGGGCGTGGACGCCGGCGTGCGATTCGATCCGTCCATAGACGGCATGGTGTCGTCGCGGCATTGCCTTTTGCAGGCTGAACCGGATGGCTTCTATGTCGTGGATAACCAGAGCACCAACGGCACGTATGTCAACGGCCAGCGCATTCAGCGCGTTCGGCTCAACCATGGAGATGTGATTGAACTGGGCGCGCCCGGTGTGCAACTGCGTGTGGCCTTGGAGTCGCCCGCGCCGACTATGGCGGCCGCGCCGAGTCGCCCGGTATCGGTGCCGGGTGGGCGGACGGCCATGTTGCGCCAAACCCTGGGCGGCATTGGCATGTATGACCCAGAGCGCAAGCCACCGGTGGCCGAGTCGGCGGTTTCGCCGGTCGGTGTGTATGTCGGCACGGCAGTTGGCGTCCTCGTCTGCCTCGCGCTGACGCTGCTGGTGGCCCTGATCATGCTCTCTGAGCTGGGCATCGTGGTTGCGCTCATTGCGACCATCGTGGCCTTTGTCCCGGCCTTCTTTTACATGCTGCCGTTGCTATGGCTTGACCGCTATGACCCGGAGCCGGTGTGGGCGCTGGCGGCCTCCTTCGTCTGGGGCGGCGTGGTGGCGGTCATTGTCTCGTATATCCTCAATTCCCTGTTTGGCGCGGTGGCCGCCAGCGTCGGTGGGGAAGTCGCCGGCACGGTGGTGGGGGCGGTGATTTCGGCGCCGATTGTCGAAGAAGGATCAAAAGGGCTTGGACTGCTCTTGATCCTGCTGTTTCTGCGCCGGGAGTTTGATGACATTGTGGATGGCATTGTCTATGGAGGCTTTATTGCGCTGGGCTTTGCCACGGTCGAAAACATTCTCTATTACGGGCGAAGTCTGCTGCAGGGTGGTTTTGAAGGGCTGCTCGTCGTTTTTATCTTGCGCGGCATCCTGTCGCCCTTTGCCCATGTGACCTTTACGGCGATGACGGGCATCGGCTGCGGACTATCGCGCGAGTCGCATAACCTGGCGGTTCGGCTGCTGGCCCCGCTGGGGGGCTATATCCTGGCAGTGATCCTGCACATGATTTGGAATGGCATGGCCGTACTCCTAGGTGGAGGCTTCCTCATTGGCTATGCGCTCTTTGAAGTACCATTCTTTCTGTTGTTTATCGGCTTCCTCTTCTACGTTGCGCGGCGTGAAGGAAAAATCCTCAGAGAAATGCTTTCCGTTGAGGTCGCGCGCGGACTGATCACACCCGAACAGTTGGCCATTGTCACGTCAGCCATTCGTCGAACGCTCTGGCCGCTCCAGGGCAATTTCGCGGCGCGGCGCGCGTTTCTCAGAAACGTCTCGAAACTAGGGCTTTCTTACTGGCATGTGCAGCGGGCTGTCGCCGCCCAGAGTGAAACGCGCAGCCTGCCCCAGATTCCACGTCTGCAAGCTGAGATCATGCGCTTGAGGGAACAAGTGTGA
- the smpB gene encoding SsrA-binding protein SmpB, translating into MTTSATSDAVKMIASNREAYFDYFILDTYEAGLELVGTEVKALREGRINLKDAYVSIRDGEAWLLDAHISPYSHGNRYNHDPRRTRRLLLHKREIAKLAAATQERGLTVVPTKLYFKRGRAKVEVAIAKGKKTYDKRETERRRDLEREARAALKSRA; encoded by the coding sequence ATGACCACGTCCGCCACATCAGACGCCGTCAAAATGATTGCTTCCAACCGGGAGGCGTACTTTGATTATTTCATCCTCGACACCTACGAGGCCGGTCTCGAACTCGTTGGGACGGAAGTCAAGGCCCTGCGTGAAGGGCGCATCAACCTCAAGGATGCCTACGTGAGCATCCGGGACGGCGAGGCCTGGCTGCTTGACGCCCACATCAGCCCATATTCACATGGCAACCGCTATAACCACGACCCACGCCGGACCCGTCGTCTGCTATTGCACAAGCGTGAAATCGCCAAGTTGGCGGCAGCCACCCAGGAACGCGGATTGACGGTTGTCCCCACCAAGCTGTATTTCAAGCGCGGACGCGCCAAGGTCGAAGTCGCCATTGCCAAAGGCAAGAAGACCTATGACAAGCGCGAAACCGAACGCCGCCGTGACCTTGAGCGCGAGGCCCGCGCCGCGCTCAAATCACGCGCCTAA
- a CDS encoding carbonic anhydrase, translating to MTERLPASSVNGMQEYRKLLLANKAWAQEKLEIRPDYFLRLKDTQSPAYLWIGCSDSRVPAEDITGTEPGELFVHRNVANLVIHTDINLMSVVEYAVDVLEIRHVIICGHYNCGGVKAAMSRKSYGLINKWLRHIKDVYRNYSRELESFTDPDARFRRLVELNTIEQVRNMAETSIIQKSWLKHGRPWLHGWVYDLYTGLIQELTLIRPGDLPDDIYRYEFSPELP from the coding sequence ATGACCGAACGCTTGCCGGCGTCATCCGTTAATGGCATGCAGGAATACCGAAAACTGCTCCTTGCTAACAAAGCGTGGGCGCAGGAAAAGCTTGAAATTCGCCCAGATTATTTCCTGCGCCTAAAGGACACCCAATCGCCGGCCTACCTGTGGATTGGCTGTTCTGACAGTCGTGTTCCGGCCGAAGACATTACTGGTACTGAGCCTGGGGAGCTTTTTGTTCACCGCAATGTGGCCAATCTTGTCATTCATACCGACATCAACTTGATGAGTGTCGTGGAGTACGCAGTTGACGTGCTGGAAATCCGGCACGTGATCATTTGTGGTCACTACAACTGCGGTGGCGTCAAAGCGGCCATGTCACGTAAAAGCTACGGACTTATCAACAAGTGGCTACGGCACATCAAGGATGTCTATCGTAACTACTCGCGTGAACTGGAGTCGTTTACCGATCCGGATGCGCGTTTTCGACGGCTGGTTGAACTCAATACTATTGAGCAAGTGCGCAACATGGCAGAGACCTCGATTATTCAGAAGTCCTGGCTCAAGCACGGCCGGCCCTGGCTGCATGGGTGGGTCTATGACCTGTACACCGGGCTCATTCAGGAGTTGACACTCATTCGTCCCGGTGACTTGCCAGACGATATTTACCGCTACGAGTTTTCACCGGAGTTACCGTAA
- a CDS encoding SulP family inorganic anion transporter — translation MPIDLATPHRLEPGVIANLRYDFPAGVVVFLVALPLCLGIALASNAPLFSGIIAGIIGGLVIAPLSGSQLSVSGPAAGLAVIVAQGIVTAGDFRAFLAAVVVAGALQIVFGLMRGGALADYIPNCVIKGMLAGIGIVIILKQIPHALGRDQDFTFTDTLSFLKFEESSTVGAIITGILSAQPAAVAITIVSLLVLLTWDHPKLKQLPWLTLLPGPLVVVILGVLINEVLRVSGSAFYLRADEAHLVTLPVATGFTSFLSQLTLPDIEALRRPEILKLGATLAVIASLETLLSVEAADKMDPFKRLSKPNQELFAQGIGNILSGLIGGLPITAVIVRTTANVYAGGRTRLSGFIHGVLLLFAVVLVPDLLNRIPIASLAAILLLVGYKLAQPSLFQSMYAQGYAQFAPFIVTVVAIVATDLLVGIGIGLIFGLFFVIRANYRSAVTLVSHGDAYLLRFNKDVTFVNKTELKRKLQSIPDGAILFIDGTRALYVDQDIFDVINEFRAASAYRNITVSTSNFDEKAPSLIQPQPAH, via the coding sequence ATGCCCATTGACCTAGCCACCCCCCACCGTCTGGAGCCAGGGGTTATCGCTAATTTGCGGTATGATTTCCCAGCCGGCGTTGTCGTCTTTCTCGTTGCCTTACCACTCTGCCTTGGTATTGCTCTGGCGTCGAATGCGCCTCTGTTTTCAGGCATTATTGCCGGTATCATTGGTGGACTGGTCATTGCACCACTTTCTGGGTCGCAACTCTCGGTGAGCGGCCCAGCCGCTGGGCTAGCGGTCATTGTTGCCCAGGGAATTGTCACAGCCGGTGACTTCCGCGCTTTCTTGGCAGCCGTGGTAGTTGCCGGTGCGCTACAGATCGTGTTCGGGTTGATGCGTGGCGGCGCACTAGCTGATTACATCCCTAACTGTGTCATCAAGGGCATGTTGGCGGGAATTGGAATCGTTATTATTCTCAAGCAAATCCCGCATGCGCTGGGGCGTGATCAGGATTTTACCTTTACCGACACGCTGAGTTTCCTTAAGTTTGAAGAAAGCTCGACCGTTGGGGCCATCATCACAGGCATCCTTAGTGCCCAGCCAGCCGCTGTAGCGATTACCATTGTGTCACTGCTGGTGCTGTTGACCTGGGATCACCCTAAACTCAAGCAGTTGCCTTGGTTGACGTTACTCCCTGGTCCGCTGGTTGTGGTTATCCTGGGGGTGCTCATCAACGAAGTGCTGCGGGTGAGTGGGTCGGCATTTTACCTGCGGGCGGACGAAGCCCACTTGGTTACATTGCCTGTGGCAACTGGCTTTACGTCGTTCCTCTCACAGTTGACGCTGCCGGATATTGAGGCGTTACGTCGTCCAGAAATTCTCAAGCTCGGCGCAACCCTGGCGGTCATTGCCAGTCTTGAGACACTCCTCTCGGTAGAAGCTGCCGACAAGATGGACCCGTTCAAGCGTCTTTCAAAGCCGAACCAAGAACTCTTTGCCCAGGGGATTGGCAACATACTAAGTGGGTTGATTGGTGGGTTGCCCATCACGGCTGTCATTGTCCGTACCACCGCCAACGTCTATGCCGGTGGACGAACCCGCCTGTCAGGGTTTATTCATGGCGTCCTGTTGTTGTTTGCCGTCGTTTTAGTGCCTGATCTGCTGAATCGAATTCCGATCGCCTCACTGGCGGCGATTCTGCTACTGGTTGGTTATAAGTTAGCCCAGCCATCTTTGTTTCAGTCTATGTATGCCCAGGGCTATGCGCAGTTTGCTCCGTTCATTGTGACGGTTGTCGCGATTGTCGCGACTGATCTCTTGGTGGGCATTGGCATTGGTCTTATTTTTGGGTTGTTCTTTGTTATTCGTGCGAACTACCGCTCGGCTGTGACTTTGGTAAGCCATGGGGATGCCTATCTGTTACGCTTCAACAAAGACGTCACCTTCGTCAACAAGACCGAACTCAAGCGCAAACTCCAAAGTATCCCGGACGGCGCAATCCTCTTTATTGACGGTACGCGCGCCCTGTATGTGGACCAGGACATTTTTGATGTCATCAACGAATTTCGAGCCGCATCTGCCTATCGTAATATCACTGTAAGCACGAGTAATTTTGATGAAAAAGCGCCTAGCTTGATCCAGCCCCAGCCAGCCCACTAG
- a CDS encoding GumC family protein produces MPQDSSSHNAMLAPTAAEVELSTPTVQDRMRRRGSYQYTLPQEDSGQPVRQALLTILRYKFTVILCVVLTMTVTGLALSRMQPIYEASSNIEIAPEKEFYSSNGRSISFAPYSVDPDYLNTQIRKISSPALLVEVVKTLKLDRDPKFLATGPTTLSAALTDLIRSPRGRPEAPQAANPGELPEANPAAAASEADELERYAPQIGRLTAGLQAYGIPRTRLVRIVFQHHDPETTKLVVNTVAEVFARRNVSDRLQQGSSQKEFLSSTAARLQQEILEEERKLTEYLRTRKIVSLKPEDNPEVARLTGLNQALLEAEKERLRAEERYQASLNEPIDSLNEMQSDTELQKLRGKISELKQRRLELLATYTELHPDVVQVEQLLAQAEQELKEAKLNTLARIKTDYFNAKKREEELRARVEKQRNEVVTQNGDGVMQRMMQDNIDNKKKMLQTLQSTTKDTEIGLRMDLNNIMVSDRASTPGAPISPRVSYTLSVAFFLSLFGGIGMAFTREYLNTRIKSVEDVDRLLNLPTLGLIPQVSAKELGKGSGYYNYGGETRALAKLADGRPLPMDFNIGLSAFALSASPVGEAYRQLRTSILLSSSEDVRNRIILITSSQPGEGKTTTSFNTAISLAQTGASVLLVDCDLRRPQLQKLFDKQGQDNVFRPGLSRYLAGQCKISDIFTSSPIPYLTLITCGQMPPNPAELLGSQRMRSLLAYAVEKFDYVILDTPPMLSFADATILSAMADSVILVVNCQRSKRDIVKRTCRKLDETNTRVLGVVLNGMSQEQSSYYGYDYYGYSSYYRYSQSVATPGDGKAAGTKLPPSASDVFEQLKSALDEQDKPNEDQPADTDAPASNGTARRSPR; encoded by the coding sequence ATGCCCCAAGATTCATCCAGTCACAATGCCATGCTCGCGCCGACGGCGGCCGAGGTCGAACTCAGCACGCCAACTGTTCAGGACCGCATGCGGCGGCGTGGGAGTTATCAATACACGCTACCGCAGGAGGATAGTGGGCAACCGGTACGCCAAGCGCTACTGACCATCCTACGCTACAAGTTTACGGTTATTCTTTGTGTCGTTCTGACAATGACCGTGACCGGCTTGGCGCTTTCCCGTATGCAGCCGATTTACGAGGCGTCAAGCAACATCGAAATTGCCCCGGAAAAGGAGTTTTATTCTTCGAACGGGCGCAGTATTTCATTCGCACCCTATTCGGTTGACCCGGATTATCTCAATACCCAGATTCGTAAAATTTCGAGTCCGGCGCTGCTCGTTGAGGTGGTCAAGACCCTCAAGCTCGACCGTGATCCAAAGTTTCTGGCGACCGGACCCACGACGTTGAGCGCCGCCCTGACCGACCTCATTCGCTCGCCGCGGGGACGCCCAGAGGCTCCACAAGCTGCCAACCCAGGCGAGTTGCCTGAAGCCAATCCCGCCGCAGCCGCAAGCGAAGCTGATGAGTTGGAGCGCTATGCCCCCCAGATTGGACGGCTAACGGCCGGATTGCAAGCCTATGGCATCCCCCGCACACGACTGGTGCGGATCGTTTTCCAGCACCATGACCCTGAAACGACAAAGTTGGTTGTCAACACGGTTGCTGAAGTGTTTGCCCGACGGAATGTCTCCGACCGCCTGCAGCAGGGCAGCAGTCAGAAGGAGTTTTTATCCTCCACAGCGGCGCGGTTACAGCAAGAAATTCTTGAAGAAGAGCGCAAGCTGACGGAATACCTTCGCACGCGAAAAATCGTTTCACTCAAACCGGAAGACAACCCGGAAGTAGCGCGCCTGACCGGACTCAATCAAGCCCTACTCGAAGCTGAAAAAGAGCGGCTGCGCGCCGAGGAACGTTATCAAGCCAGCTTGAACGAACCGATTGACTCGCTCAATGAAATGCAATCCGACACCGAGCTTCAGAAGCTGCGCGGTAAGATTTCCGAACTCAAGCAGCGCCGGCTCGAGCTACTCGCAACGTACACCGAACTTCACCCGGATGTCGTTCAGGTTGAGCAGCTTTTGGCCCAAGCTGAACAGGAACTCAAGGAAGCCAAGCTCAACACCCTGGCCCGCATCAAGACGGACTATTTCAACGCCAAAAAACGTGAAGAAGAGCTTCGGGCGCGCGTCGAGAAGCAGCGGAATGAAGTGGTGACGCAAAACGGCGACGGCGTCATGCAGCGCATGATGCAGGACAACATAGACAACAAGAAAAAAATGCTTCAGACCCTCCAGTCCACCACGAAGGACACCGAGATTGGTCTGCGCATGGACCTCAACAACATCATGGTATCCGACCGAGCCAGCACGCCTGGCGCGCCGATTAGTCCGCGCGTCAGCTACACCCTGAGCGTGGCATTTTTTCTTTCGCTCTTTGGCGGGATTGGAATGGCCTTTACCCGCGAGTACCTCAACACGCGCATCAAGTCAGTCGAAGACGTGGATCGCCTGCTCAACTTGCCGACGCTGGGACTGATTCCGCAAGTTTCGGCCAAGGAGTTGGGCAAAGGGAGCGGCTACTACAACTATGGGGGGGAAACCAGGGCGTTGGCCAAGCTGGCGGATGGACGCCCCTTGCCAATGGACTTCAATATCGGACTCAGTGCCTTTGCCCTCTCGGCCTCGCCTGTCGGCGAGGCTTACCGCCAGCTCCGCACGTCCATCTTACTCTCATCTTCGGAAGACGTTCGCAACCGGATCATCCTCATCACCAGTAGCCAACCCGGCGAAGGCAAAACGACGACGTCCTTCAATACGGCGATTTCGCTGGCCCAGACTGGGGCATCGGTCTTGCTCGTGGACTGCGATCTGCGGCGTCCCCAACTTCAGAAACTCTTTGATAAGCAAGGTCAAGACAATGTCTTTCGGCCTGGCTTGTCGCGGTACCTGGCCGGACAGTGCAAGATTAGCGACATCTTCACATCGTCTCCGATTCCATACCTAACCTTGATTACGTGTGGGCAGATGCCACCCAATCCGGCCGAACTGCTTGGTTCGCAGCGCATGCGGTCGTTGCTGGCCTACGCGGTCGAGAAGTTTGACTACGTCATTCTCGATACGCCGCCCATGTTGTCGTTTGCCGACGCGACGATTCTCTCGGCCATGGCCGACAGCGTCATTTTGGTGGTCAACTGCCAGCGTTCAAAACGCGACATCGTGAAGCGCACGTGCCGGAAACTCGATGAAACCAACACGCGCGTGCTGGGCGTCGTCCTCAACGGCATGTCGCAAGAACAATCGAGCTACTATGGCTACGACTATTACGGCTACAGCTCGTACTACCGTTACAGTCAGTCAGTTGCCACGCCTGGCGATGGTAAAGCTGCCGGCACTAAGCTGCCGCCATCCGCATCGGACGTTTTCGAGCAGCTCAAGTCGGCCCTGGATGAGCAAGACAAACCAAACGAGGACCAACCGGCGGATACCGACGCGCCGGCGTCTAATGGTACGGCGCGACGCAGCCCAAGGTAG
- a CDS encoding SDR family oxidoreductase: MAFVMLVTGSASGIGRYVAEHYYRAGHRVVFADLSAPKLERICAELPAQDGAAALPVAFDVRDERAWERVIADTVDRWGQLDVLCNIAGYLQVDALLDVPTTAVHAHLDINAKGVIFGTLVAARQMRRQPAGGHIINVASLAGIAAVPGLALYTASKFAVRGFSLAAAQELAPHNVAVTVICPDAVQTPMLDLQVHRQEAALTFSGGRILRVEEVAAAIEEARRRRPLEMTLPRRRGWLAKLTSLYPSLTPLLAPYLQRRGQQRQAKLQRKSHDATCLTSSDAE, translated from the coding sequence ATGGCTTTTGTGATGTTGGTGACCGGTAGCGCAAGCGGCATCGGACGCTACGTCGCCGAGCACTACTACCGGGCGGGGCATCGTGTCGTCTTTGCCGACTTGTCGGCCCCGAAACTGGAGCGCATTTGCGCGGAACTCCCGGCGCAGGATGGCGCTGCCGCGCTGCCGGTTGCCTTCGATGTACGCGACGAGCGCGCCTGGGAGCGGGTTATTGCCGACACGGTTGACCGTTGGGGGCAGTTGGATGTGCTGTGTAACATTGCTGGCTACCTGCAAGTGGACGCCCTGTTGGACGTACCGACGACCGCCGTTCATGCCCACCTTGACATCAACGCCAAAGGGGTCATCTTCGGAACCTTGGTTGCCGCGCGGCAGATGCGCCGCCAACCGGCCGGCGGTCACATCATCAACGTGGCGTCGTTGGCCGGCATCGCGGCGGTGCCCGGCCTGGCGCTTTATACAGCGTCAAAATTTGCCGTGCGTGGCTTTTCGCTCGCTGCCGCCCAAGAGCTTGCCCCGCACAACGTCGCCGTGACGGTCATTTGCCCGGATGCCGTCCAAACCCCGATGCTCGACCTGCAAGTGCATCGCCAGGAAGCGGCGCTGACGTTTTCCGGTGGGCGCATCTTGCGCGTAGAAGAGGTCGCCGCTGCCATCGAAGAAGCGCGGCGGCGGCGTCCGCTGGAGATGACGCTGCCACGGCGGCGCGGCTGGCTGGCCAAGCTGACGAGTCTTTACCCCTCGTTGACACCGCTGCTGGCACCCTACCTTCAGCGGCGCGGACAGCAACGACAAGCCAAACTTCAACGAAAGAGCCATGACGCAACCTGTCTCACGTCGTCCGACGCTGAGTGA